In the genome of Populus trichocarpa isolate Nisqually-1 chromosome 6, P.trichocarpa_v4.1, whole genome shotgun sequence, one region contains:
- the LOC18099983 gene encoding L-type lectin-domain containing receptor kinase IV.1 isoform X5, with protein sequence MLFRIVLMVRVLFSLAIAASQELNFNFNFTYSGFRSTNLSLDGLAELTSNGLLRLTNETKQRTSHAFYPNPVTFKNSINSTAFTFSTTFVFAIIPEYPTLGGHGIAFVIAPTRGLPGALPSQYLGLFNKTNNGNQTNHVVAVELDTIYSSEFNDIDDNHVGIDINGLESERSASAGYYSQLNGKLTNLTLISGHPMQVWMEYDGKEKQLDVTIAPIDVDKPSRPLLTLSCDLSPILNSSMYIGFSSSTGSVFTSHYVLGWSFKMNGLAEALHISRLPKLPRVGPKKTSKFLTIELPVLCLSLVLVAVSSTSYAIRRTRKFAEVLEDWELDYGPHRFKYKDLYTATKGFRDEELLGSGGFGRVYKGVLPTSKIQIAVKRVSHESRQGMREFVAEIVSIGRLRHRNLVPLLGYCRRRGELLLVYDYMPNGSLDKYLYDQPTVALNWSLRFRVIKGVASGLFYLHEEWEQVVIHRDVKASNVLLDGELNGRLGDFGLARLYDHGTDPQTTHVVGTLGYLAPEHARTGKATTSTDVFAFGAFLLEVASGRRPIQPTEDIILVDWVFSRWLGGEILEARDPNLGTEYIAEEMELLLKLGLMCSHSEPSARPSMRQVVQFLEGDVPLPDISPLCLSASGLTFSHREGFDEFANSYPSSMDKAFGHSSSVAESLLSGGR encoded by the coding sequence ATGTTATTCAGAATTGTCTTAATGGTGCGTGTCTTATTTAGCTTAGCAATAGCAGCCTCTCAAGAACTCAACTTCAACTTCAACTTCACCTACTCTGGCTTCCGATCCACTAATCTAAGCCTTGACGGCTTAGCTGAGTTAACCTCCAATGGCCTTTTGAGGCTAACCAATGAAACCAAGCAACGAACGAGTCACGCCTTCTATCCAAACCCAGTAACCTTCAAGAACTCTATAAATAGCACTGCTTTCACCTTCTCCACTACCTTTGTTTTCGCTATCATACCTGAATATCCAACTCTTGGTGGCCATGGTATTGCCTTTGTCATTGCACCCACAAGAGGTCTCCCAGGAGCTCTTCCAAGCCAGTACCTTGGTCTATTTAATAAGACCAACAATGGGAATCAGACCAACCATGTTGTTGCTGTGGAGCTTGACACGATATACAGCAGCGAGTTCAATGATATCGATGATAACCATGTTGGGATTGATATTAATGGTTTAGAGTCTGAACGATCTGCTTCAGCAGGATATTATTCTCAACTTAATGGTAAGCTCACAAACTTGACACTAATTAGTGGCCATCCAATGCAAGTTTGGATGGAATATGATGGCAAGGAGAAGCAACTTGATGTCACTATAGCTCCGATTGATGTTGATAAACCCAGTAGACCACTTTTGACTCTGTCTTGTGATTTGTCGCCAATCTTAAACAGTAGTATGTATATCGGATTCTCATCATCCACCGGTTCTGTTTTCACGTCTCATTATGTGTTGGGCTGGAGCTTCAAGATGAATGGCCTAGCTGAAGCACTACATATCTCTCGCCTTCCTAAGCTTCCTCGAGTAGGACCAAAGAAGACATCCAAATTCTTAACCATTGAACTTCCTGTGCTTTGTTTAAGTTTGGTTTTAGTAGCAGTCTCGAGTACATCTTATGCCATACGAAGGACAAGGAAGTTTGCAGAAGTGCTAGAAGATTGGGAGCTTGACTATGGGCCTCACCGATTTAAATACAAAGATCTTTATACTGCCACCAAAGGATTTAGAGACGAGGAGCTGTTGGGTAGTGGTGGGTTTGGTAGAGTCTACAAAGGTGTCTTGCCAACCTCTAAGATTCAGATTGCAGTGAAAAGGGTGTCTCATGAATCAAGACAGGGGATGAGGGAATTTGTGGCGGAAATTGTCAGCATTGGTCGCCTTCGTCACCGGAATTTAGTCCCTCTCTTGGGGTACTGCCGGCGTAGAGGAGAGCTACTTTTGGTATATGACTACATGCCTAATGGAAGTTTAGACAAATACCTCTATGACCAACCAACAGTCGCCCTCAATTGGAGCCTAAGATTTAGAGTCATCAAAGGCGTAGCTTCAGGGCTATTTTATCTACATGAAGAATGGGAGCAAGTTGTGATTCATAGAGATGTCAAGGCTAGTAATGTCTTGCTAGATGGTGAATTGAATGGAAGATTAGGGGATTTTGGCCTTGCAAGATTGTATGACCATGGAACAGATCCTCAAACGACCCACGTTGTCGGAACTCTTGGGTATCTCGCACCTGAGCATGCACGAACTGGAAAGGCCACGACAAGCACTGATGTGTTCGCTTTTGGGGCCTTCCTGCTTGAGGTTGCTTCTGGTAGAAGGCCAATACAGCCAACTGAGGATATAATCTTGGTTGATTGGGTGTTTAGTCGATGGCTTGGAGGTGAAATTCTGGAGGCAAGGGATCCCAATTTGGGTACAGAATATATTGCAGAGGAAATGGAATTGTTATTGAAACTTGGTTTGATGTGCTCTCATTCTGAGCCTTCAGCAAGGCCAAGCATGCGGCAAGTAGTGCAGTTCTTAGAGGGGGATGTTCCTCTGCCTGACATTTCACCACTTTGTCTTTCTGCAAGTGGCCTAACATTTTCACATCGTGAAGGTTTTGATGAGTTTGCCAATTCTTATCCTTCTTCTATGGACAAGGCATTTGGACATTCGTCCTCGGTTGCAGAGTCCCTCCTTTCAG
- the LOC18099993 gene encoding subtilisin inhibitor CLSI-I isoform X3, with amino-acid sequence MTEENQQIKSPQEPPADQAVPPLPILGMYGLGSNPAAKTTWPELVGLTAEEAERRIKEEKPGAQIQVVQPDCFVTMDFRQNRVRLHVDSLGKIERAPRIG; translated from the exons ATGACCGAAGAAAATCAACAGATCAAGTCCCCTCAAGAACCACCTGCTGATCAAGCAGTACCACCCTTGCCAA TTTTAGGAATGTACGGGTTGGGATCAAATCCTGCTGCAAAAACAACATGGCCTGAGTTAGTTGGCTTAACAGCGGAAGAAGCTGAAAGAAGGATAAAGGAGGAGAAGCCAGGTGCTCAAATTCAAGTTGTTCAACCTGATTGCTTTGTGACCATGGATTTTCGACAGAATAGAGTACGATTACACGTTGACTCATTAGGCAAAATCGAGAGAGCTCCTAGAATTGGTTAA
- the LOC18099993 gene encoding subtilisin inhibitor CLSI-I isoform X2, producing MLLSFHRHSQIQGNQLSPPVQSFAMTEENQQIKSPQEPPADQAVPPLPRMYGLGSNPAAKTTWPELVGLTAEEAERRIKEEKPGAQIQVVQPDCFVTMDFRQNRVRLHVDSLGKIERAPRIG from the exons ATGCTGCTTTCATTTCATCGGCACTCTCAAATACAAGGAAACCAGCTGTCCCCTCCTGTTCAGAGCTTTGCTATGACCGAAGAAAATCAACAGATCAAGTCCCCTCAAGAACCGCCTGCTGATCAAGCAGTACCACCCTTGCCAA GAATGTACGGGTTGGGATCAAATCCTGCTGCAAAAACAACATGGCCTGAGTTAGTTGGCTTAACAGCGGAAGAAGCTGAAAGAAGGATAAAGGAGGAGAAGCCAGGTGCTCAAATTCAAGTTGTTCAACCTGATTGCTTTGTGACCATGGATTTTCGACAGAATAGAGTACGATTACACGTTGACTCATTAGGCAAAATCGAGAGAGCTCCTAGAATTGGTTAA
- the LOC18099993 gene encoding subtilisin inhibitor CLSI-I isoform X1 → MLLSFHRHSQIQGNQLSPPVQSFAMTEENQQIKSPQEPPADQAVPPLPILGMYGLGSNPAAKTTWPELVGLTAEEAERRIKEEKPGAQIQVVQPDCFVTMDFRQNRVRLHVDSLGKIERAPRIG, encoded by the exons ATGCTGCTTTCATTTCATCGGCACTCTCAAATACAAGGAAACCAGCTGTCCCCTCCTGTTCAGAGCTTTGCTATGACCGAAGAAAATCAACAGATCAAGTCCCCTCAAGAACCGCCTGCTGATCAAGCAGTACCACCCTTGCCAA TTTTAGGAATGTACGGGTTGGGATCAAATCCTGCTGCAAAAACAACATGGCCTGAGTTAGTTGGCTTAACAGCGGAAGAAGCTGAAAGAAGGATAAAGGAGGAGAAGCCAGGTGCTCAAATTCAAGTTGTTCAACCTGATTGCTTTGTGACCATGGATTTTCGACAGAATAGAGTACGATTACACGTTGACTCATTAGGCAAAATCGAGAGAGCTCCTAGAATTGGTTAA
- the LOC18099993 gene encoding subtilisin inhibitor CLSI-I isoform X4, with protein sequence MTEENQQIKSPQEPPADQAVPPLPRMYGLGSNPAAKTTWPELVGLTAEEAERRIKEEKPGAQIQVVQPDCFVTMDFRQNRVRLHVDSLGKIERAPRIG encoded by the exons ATGACCGAAGAAAATCAACAGATCAAGTCCCCTCAAGAACCACCTGCTGATCAAGCAGTACCACCCTTGCCAA GAATGTACGGGTTGGGATCAAATCCTGCTGCAAAAACAACATGGCCTGAGTTAGTTGGCTTAACAGCGGAAGAAGCTGAAAGAAGGATAAAGGAGGAGAAGCCAGGTGCTCAAATTCAAGTTGTTCAACCTGATTGCTTTGTGACCATGGATTTTCGACAGAATAGAGTACGATTACACGTTGACTCATTAGGCAAAATCGAGAGAGCTCCTAGAATTGGTTAA